A region from the Leptospirillum ferriphilum ML-04 genome encodes:
- a CDS encoding sigma 54-interacting transcriptional regulator has translation MRHHERFSLEVPVSFRGSTGGFRKGVLTNLSLTGCFIRPLRRTPLDGWVRLRISSRETEEGEAGEKPEGAEGIETWGFVTRVDEEGFGLHFNWIERENLRRFGRFLLDYAPDNPDVRKLLVVNESSFQFLGPTPPGHDAMVPEAPTLEGGLVESLLRQSWSSFLEHSPSHFFDGMIEWISNLVVEREESPKAFDWCKDWFFLGNSSLIHDIIQKIQIVAPSGLPVLLLGETGVGKEMFARLCHEIGGARPGPFLPVNCGAIPFELAESLFFGHEKGSFSGANSQNTGYLEAASGGTLFLDEIGELPLPLQVKLLRVLQEKKFSRIGSVREISFNARIVCATNKDLKEEVLRGTFREDLFYRLDGLSIRIPPLRDRMNDVLPMAEYLLKKIVRNGNLPERTLGASAAKAIQSYSWPGNVRELHNVIYRASIIADKTEIREEDLGLPLERSVQEKPTLRELREIFEKEIVLESLVRHQGNVTRVAEELDVSKPSVYHFIKKHNLPTTFSLSSAEKPESGS, from the coding sequence TTGCGTCATCATGAACGATTCAGTCTTGAGGTTCCCGTCAGTTTCCGGGGTTCGACCGGTGGATTCCGGAAAGGCGTTCTGACAAACCTCTCCCTGACCGGTTGTTTCATCCGGCCGCTTCGACGGACTCCCCTCGACGGCTGGGTCCGTCTCCGGATCTCGAGCCGGGAGACGGAAGAGGGGGAGGCCGGGGAGAAGCCGGAAGGTGCAGAAGGGATTGAGACGTGGGGGTTTGTGACGCGCGTCGACGAAGAGGGCTTTGGTCTTCATTTCAATTGGATTGAACGGGAAAATCTTCGCCGATTTGGCCGCTTTCTGCTCGATTATGCTCCGGACAACCCGGATGTCCGGAAGCTTCTCGTCGTGAACGAGTCTTCTTTCCAGTTTTTGGGCCCGACTCCACCGGGACACGACGCCATGGTGCCGGAAGCTCCGACACTGGAAGGAGGTCTTGTCGAAAGTCTTCTTCGACAGAGCTGGTCCTCTTTTCTCGAACATTCCCCTTCCCATTTCTTTGACGGGATGATCGAATGGATTTCCAATCTTGTCGTCGAAAGGGAAGAATCGCCGAAAGCGTTTGACTGGTGCAAGGACTGGTTTTTTCTCGGAAACAGCTCCCTGATCCACGACATCATCCAGAAAATTCAGATCGTCGCCCCGTCGGGCCTCCCGGTGCTTCTTCTTGGAGAAACGGGGGTCGGAAAGGAAATGTTCGCCCGTCTTTGTCACGAAATCGGGGGGGCCCGCCCGGGGCCCTTTCTGCCTGTCAACTGTGGCGCCATTCCTTTTGAGCTGGCGGAAAGCCTCTTTTTCGGTCATGAAAAAGGAAGCTTTTCCGGTGCGAATTCCCAGAACACAGGATATCTTGAAGCCGCTTCAGGCGGAACGCTGTTTCTGGATGAAATCGGGGAGCTTCCCCTTCCTCTCCAGGTCAAACTGTTGCGCGTCCTTCAGGAGAAGAAATTCAGCCGGATCGGGTCCGTCCGTGAAATTTCCTTCAATGCTCGGATTGTTTGTGCGACCAATAAGGATTTGAAAGAGGAGGTCCTCCGCGGAACGTTCCGGGAAGATCTTTTTTACAGGCTCGACGGTCTGTCGATACGGATTCCGCCTTTGCGGGACCGCATGAATGATGTCCTTCCCATGGCGGAATACCTGTTGAAGAAAATCGTCCGGAACGGGAATCTTCCGGAGCGCACCCTGGGCGCCTCCGCGGCAAAGGCCATCCAGTCCTATTCGTGGCCCGGAAACGTCCGGGAACTGCACAATGTCATTTATCGGGCCTCGATCATTGCCGACAAGACGGAAATCCGGGAAGAGGACCTGGGGCTTCCGCTGGAACGGTCTGTCCAGGAAAAACCCACCCTTCGGGAACTTCGGGAAATCTTTGAAAAGGAAATCGTCCTGGAAAGTTTGGTTCGGCACCAGGGAAATGTGACCCGTGTTGCAGAAGAGCTCGATGTCTCGAAGCCCTCTGTCTATCATTTCATCAAAAAACACAACCTTCCGACCACGTTTTCCCTGTCTTCTGCCGAAAAGCCTGAATCCGGATCCTGA